In Gymnogyps californianus isolate 813 chromosome 6, ASM1813914v2, whole genome shotgun sequence, a single window of DNA contains:
- the PANK1 gene encoding pantothenate kinase 1 isoform X3, whose product MKLIEPKQRSFPWFGMDIGGTLVKLVYFEPKDITVEEEQEEVENLKSIRKYLTSNTAYGKTGIRDVHLELKNLTMCGRKGNLHFIRFPSCAMHRFIQMGSEKNFSSLHTTLCATGGGAYKFEEDFRTIADLQLHKLDELDCLIQGLLYVDSVGFNGQPECYYFENPTDPEQCQKKPYCLDNPYPMLLVNIGSGVSILAVYSKDNYKRVTGSSLGGGTFLGLCCLLTGCETFEEALEMAAKGDSTNVDKLVKDIYGGDYERFGLQGSAVASSFGHMMSKEKRDSISKEDLARATLVTITNNIGSIARMCALNENIDKVVFVGNFLRINMISMKVLAYAMDYWSKGQLKALFLEHEGYFGAVGALLELLKMTDD is encoded by the exons CGTTTCCATGGTTTGGAATGGATATCGGTGGAACGTTGGTTAAACTGGTCTACTTTGAACCTAAGGACATTACTGTagaagaggaacaggaggaggtggaaaaCCTGAAAAGCATTAGGAAATACTTGACCTCCAATACAGCCTATGGTAAAACTGGCATTCGCGATGTCCATCTTGAACTGAAAAATTTGACTATGTGTGGACGCAAAGGAAACCTGCACTTCATCCGCTTTCCCAGCTGTGCCATGCATAGGTTCATACAGATGGGTAGTGAAAAGAACTTCTCCAGTTTGCACACTACGCTCTGTGCCACGGGAGGTGGAGCTTACAAGTTTGAGGAGGACTTTAGAACG ATTGCTGATCTACAACTCCATAAACTGGATGAATTGGACTGTTTGATCCAGGGCCTCCTTTATGTTGATTCTGTTGGTTTCAATGGCCAACCAGAGTGCTATTATTTTGAAAACCCTACAGATCCTGAACAGTGCCAGAAAAAGCCTTACTGCCTTGATAATCCATATCCTATGCTGCTGGTTAACATAGGCTCAGGGGTCAGCATCCTAGCTGTGTATTCTAAGGACAACTATAAGAGAGTCACAGGATCCAG TCTTGGAGGAGGAACGTTCCTGGGCCTGTGCTGTCTGCTGACTGGCTGTGAAACGTTTGAAGAAGCACTAGAAATGGCTGCAAAAGGAGACAGCACCAATGTGGATAAGCTGGTGAAAGATATCTATGGAGGAGACTATGAGCGGTTTGGCCTTCAAGGGTCTGCTGTAGCCTCAAG CTTTGGTCATATGATGagtaaagaaaagagagattcCATCAGTAAAGAGGACTTGGCCAGAGCTACTTTGGTCACCATCACCAACAACATAGGCTCTATTGCTCGCATGTGTGCATTGAATGAG AACATCGACAAGGTGGTATTTGTTGGCAACTTTCTCAGAATTAATATGATTTCTATGAAGGTGCTAGCATATGCTATGGATTATTGGTCCAAGGGACAGCTGAAAGCTCTGTTTTTGGAACATGAG GGTTATTTTGGAGCTGTTGGGGCTCTTCTAGAATTGCTTAAAATGACAGATGATTAG
- the PANK1 gene encoding pantothenate kinase 1 isoform X2, with protein sequence MGSLRKSLPSAFPWFGMDIGGTLVKLVYFEPKDITVEEEQEEVENLKSIRKYLTSNTAYGKTGIRDVHLELKNLTMCGRKGNLHFIRFPSCAMHRFIQMGSEKNFSSLHTTLCATGGGAYKFEEDFRTIADLQLHKLDELDCLIQGLLYVDSVGFNGQPECYYFENPTDPEQCQKKPYCLDNPYPMLLVNIGSGVSILAVYSKDNYKRVTGSSLGGGTFLGLCCLLTGCETFEEALEMAAKGDSTNVDKLVKDIYGGDYERFGLQGSAVASSFGHMMSKEKRDSISKEDLARATLVTITNNIGSIARMCALNENIDKVVFVGNFLRINMISMKVLAYAMDYWSKGQLKALFLEHEGYFGAVGALLELLKMTDD encoded by the exons CGTTTCCATGGTTTGGAATGGATATCGGTGGAACGTTGGTTAAACTGGTCTACTTTGAACCTAAGGACATTACTGTagaagaggaacaggaggaggtggaaaaCCTGAAAAGCATTAGGAAATACTTGACCTCCAATACAGCCTATGGTAAAACTGGCATTCGCGATGTCCATCTTGAACTGAAAAATTTGACTATGTGTGGACGCAAAGGAAACCTGCACTTCATCCGCTTTCCCAGCTGTGCCATGCATAGGTTCATACAGATGGGTAGTGAAAAGAACTTCTCCAGTTTGCACACTACGCTCTGTGCCACGGGAGGTGGAGCTTACAAGTTTGAGGAGGACTTTAGAACG ATTGCTGATCTACAACTCCATAAACTGGATGAATTGGACTGTTTGATCCAGGGCCTCCTTTATGTTGATTCTGTTGGTTTCAATGGCCAACCAGAGTGCTATTATTTTGAAAACCCTACAGATCCTGAACAGTGCCAGAAAAAGCCTTACTGCCTTGATAATCCATATCCTATGCTGCTGGTTAACATAGGCTCAGGGGTCAGCATCCTAGCTGTGTATTCTAAGGACAACTATAAGAGAGTCACAGGATCCAG TCTTGGAGGAGGAACGTTCCTGGGCCTGTGCTGTCTGCTGACTGGCTGTGAAACGTTTGAAGAAGCACTAGAAATGGCTGCAAAAGGAGACAGCACCAATGTGGATAAGCTGGTGAAAGATATCTATGGAGGAGACTATGAGCGGTTTGGCCTTCAAGGGTCTGCTGTAGCCTCAAG CTTTGGTCATATGATGagtaaagaaaagagagattcCATCAGTAAAGAGGACTTGGCCAGAGCTACTTTGGTCACCATCACCAACAACATAGGCTCTATTGCTCGCATGTGTGCATTGAATGAG AACATCGACAAGGTGGTATTTGTTGGCAACTTTCTCAGAATTAATATGATTTCTATGAAGGTGCTAGCATATGCTATGGATTATTGGTCCAAGGGACAGCTGAAAGCTCTGTTTTTGGAACATGAG GGTTATTTTGGAGCTGTTGGGGCTCTTCTAGAATTGCTTAAAATGACAGATGATTAG
- the PANK1 gene encoding pantothenate kinase 1 isoform X4: MLIKIFAPTFPWFGMDIGGTLVKLVYFEPKDITVEEEQEEVENLKSIRKYLTSNTAYGKTGIRDVHLELKNLTMCGRKGNLHFIRFPSCAMHRFIQMGSEKNFSSLHTTLCATGGGAYKFEEDFRTIADLQLHKLDELDCLIQGLLYVDSVGFNGQPECYYFENPTDPEQCQKKPYCLDNPYPMLLVNIGSGVSILAVYSKDNYKRVTGSSLGGGTFLGLCCLLTGCETFEEALEMAAKGDSTNVDKLVKDIYGGDYERFGLQGSAVASSFGHMMSKEKRDSISKEDLARATLVTITNNIGSIARMCALNENIDKVVFVGNFLRINMISMKVLAYAMDYWSKGQLKALFLEHEGYFGAVGALLELLKMTDD, translated from the exons CGTTTCCATGGTTTGGAATGGATATCGGTGGAACGTTGGTTAAACTGGTCTACTTTGAACCTAAGGACATTACTGTagaagaggaacaggaggaggtggaaaaCCTGAAAAGCATTAGGAAATACTTGACCTCCAATACAGCCTATGGTAAAACTGGCATTCGCGATGTCCATCTTGAACTGAAAAATTTGACTATGTGTGGACGCAAAGGAAACCTGCACTTCATCCGCTTTCCCAGCTGTGCCATGCATAGGTTCATACAGATGGGTAGTGAAAAGAACTTCTCCAGTTTGCACACTACGCTCTGTGCCACGGGAGGTGGAGCTTACAAGTTTGAGGAGGACTTTAGAACG ATTGCTGATCTACAACTCCATAAACTGGATGAATTGGACTGTTTGATCCAGGGCCTCCTTTATGTTGATTCTGTTGGTTTCAATGGCCAACCAGAGTGCTATTATTTTGAAAACCCTACAGATCCTGAACAGTGCCAGAAAAAGCCTTACTGCCTTGATAATCCATATCCTATGCTGCTGGTTAACATAGGCTCAGGGGTCAGCATCCTAGCTGTGTATTCTAAGGACAACTATAAGAGAGTCACAGGATCCAG TCTTGGAGGAGGAACGTTCCTGGGCCTGTGCTGTCTGCTGACTGGCTGTGAAACGTTTGAAGAAGCACTAGAAATGGCTGCAAAAGGAGACAGCACCAATGTGGATAAGCTGGTGAAAGATATCTATGGAGGAGACTATGAGCGGTTTGGCCTTCAAGGGTCTGCTGTAGCCTCAAG CTTTGGTCATATGATGagtaaagaaaagagagattcCATCAGTAAAGAGGACTTGGCCAGAGCTACTTTGGTCACCATCACCAACAACATAGGCTCTATTGCTCGCATGTGTGCATTGAATGAG AACATCGACAAGGTGGTATTTGTTGGCAACTTTCTCAGAATTAATATGATTTCTATGAAGGTGCTAGCATATGCTATGGATTATTGGTCCAAGGGACAGCTGAAAGCTCTGTTTTTGGAACATGAG GGTTATTTTGGAGCTGTTGGGGCTCTTCTAGAATTGCTTAAAATGACAGATGATTAG
- the PANK1 gene encoding pantothenate kinase 1 isoform X5, with the protein MKLIEPKQRSFPWFGMDIGGTLVKLVYFEPKDITVEEEQEEVENLKSIRKYLTSNTAYGKTGIRDVHLELKNLTMCGRKGNLHFIRFPSCAMHRFIQMGSEKNFSSLHTTLCATGGGAYKFEEDFRTIADLQLHKLDELDCLIQGLLYVDSVGFNGQPECYYFENPTDPEQCQKKPYCLDNPYPMLLVNIGSGVSILAVYSKDNYKRVTGSSFGHMMSKEKRDSISKEDLARATLVTITNNIGSIARMCALNENIDKVVFVGNFLRINMISMKVLAYAMDYWSKGQLKALFLEHEGYFGAVGALLELLKMTDD; encoded by the exons CGTTTCCATGGTTTGGAATGGATATCGGTGGAACGTTGGTTAAACTGGTCTACTTTGAACCTAAGGACATTACTGTagaagaggaacaggaggaggtggaaaaCCTGAAAAGCATTAGGAAATACTTGACCTCCAATACAGCCTATGGTAAAACTGGCATTCGCGATGTCCATCTTGAACTGAAAAATTTGACTATGTGTGGACGCAAAGGAAACCTGCACTTCATCCGCTTTCCCAGCTGTGCCATGCATAGGTTCATACAGATGGGTAGTGAAAAGAACTTCTCCAGTTTGCACACTACGCTCTGTGCCACGGGAGGTGGAGCTTACAAGTTTGAGGAGGACTTTAGAACG ATTGCTGATCTACAACTCCATAAACTGGATGAATTGGACTGTTTGATCCAGGGCCTCCTTTATGTTGATTCTGTTGGTTTCAATGGCCAACCAGAGTGCTATTATTTTGAAAACCCTACAGATCCTGAACAGTGCCAGAAAAAGCCTTACTGCCTTGATAATCCATATCCTATGCTGCTGGTTAACATAGGCTCAGGGGTCAGCATCCTAGCTGTGTATTCTAAGGACAACTATAAGAGAGTCACAGGATCCAG CTTTGGTCATATGATGagtaaagaaaagagagattcCATCAGTAAAGAGGACTTGGCCAGAGCTACTTTGGTCACCATCACCAACAACATAGGCTCTATTGCTCGCATGTGTGCATTGAATGAG AACATCGACAAGGTGGTATTTGTTGGCAACTTTCTCAGAATTAATATGATTTCTATGAAGGTGCTAGCATATGCTATGGATTATTGGTCCAAGGGACAGCTGAAAGCTCTGTTTTTGGAACATGAG GGTTATTTTGGAGCTGTTGGGGCTCTTCTAGAATTGCTTAAAATGACAGATGATTAG